Proteins encoded in a region of the Acidimicrobiales bacterium genome:
- a CDS encoding proline--tRNA ligase: MRWSNLFIPTLRDAPADAEAASHKLLVRGGFIRQLHAGHYSMLPLGLKVHEKVANIVREEIDAIGGQEFLLPAMHPASLWKKSGRWEVMGDEMFRLTDRKGAENALGMTHEEVFTELALEITSYKSLPQIWYQIQWKFRDEPRPKSGLLRVREFAMKDSYSFDLDQAGLDTSYQRHHDAYVRIFERLSLPAMPVEASSGAMGGSGSTEFMVPSPAGEDDVVRCPTGDYAANVERATSALDPVEDRDLVALTRFATPGVRTIKALEEVDGGAPAVHQIKSMIMVLDGEIVLALVRGDHQLNIQKLQDHTGAIEIRPATPEETLEHLGAQPGSLGAVHVEGFRIIADLALEGRAGLATGANEDDWHWSGVDIARDINVESFTDLREVRAGEPCVNCGTALEIVRCIEAGHIFKLGTKYSDALGAQVVDADGEQVPLVMGSYGIGIGRNMAAAAETYHDDNGLIWPVAIAPYEAVVTIVSLKDDASVTAGERLYTDLRDRGIDVILDDRDARAGVKFADAELIGIPYRITIGPKALAEGEVEFTSRATGDTTRVPLDAIADQVTATITAAR; the protein is encoded by the coding sequence ATGCGCTGGTCGAACCTGTTCATCCCCACACTGCGAGACGCTCCGGCCGACGCGGAAGCCGCGAGCCACAAACTGCTCGTGCGCGGCGGCTTCATCCGCCAGCTCCATGCAGGGCACTATTCGATGCTGCCCCTCGGGCTCAAGGTCCACGAGAAGGTGGCCAACATCGTTCGCGAGGAGATCGACGCGATCGGCGGTCAGGAGTTCCTGCTGCCGGCCATGCATCCCGCATCGCTGTGGAAGAAGTCGGGGCGATGGGAGGTCATGGGCGATGAGATGTTCCGCCTCACCGACCGCAAGGGTGCCGAGAACGCGCTGGGCATGACCCATGAAGAGGTCTTCACCGAGCTGGCCCTCGAGATCACCTCCTACAAGTCGCTCCCGCAGATCTGGTATCAGATCCAATGGAAGTTCCGCGACGAGCCGCGTCCCAAGAGCGGCCTGCTGCGCGTCCGTGAGTTCGCGATGAAGGACTCGTACTCGTTCGACCTCGACCAGGCCGGCCTCGACACCAGCTACCAACGCCACCACGACGCCTACGTCCGCATCTTCGAGCGCTTGTCGCTCCCGGCCATGCCGGTCGAGGCCTCGTCGGGTGCGATGGGCGGTTCCGGCTCGACCGAGTTCATGGTGCCCTCCCCGGCGGGTGAAGACGACGTCGTCCGCTGCCCCACCGGCGACTACGCGGCCAATGTCGAGCGGGCCACCTCGGCCCTCGACCCGGTGGAGGACCGCGACCTCGTCGCCCTCACCCGCTTCGCCACCCCCGGGGTGCGCACCATCAAGGCCCTCGAAGAGGTCGACGGTGGCGCACCGGCCGTGCACCAGATCAAGAGCATGATCATGGTGCTCGACGGCGAGATCGTCCTGGCGCTCGTGCGCGGCGATCATCAGCTCAACATCCAGAAGCTCCAGGACCACACCGGCGCCATCGAGATTCGACCGGCCACGCCCGAGGAGACACTCGAACACCTCGGGGCGCAGCCGGGATCGCTCGGCGCGGTCCACGTCGAGGGCTTCCGGATCATCGCCGACCTCGCCCTCGAGGGTCGCGCCGGTCTCGCCACGGGGGCCAACGAGGACGACTGGCACTGGAGTGGCGTCGACATCGCCCGCGACATCAATGTCGAGTCGTTCACCGACCTCCGAGAGGTCCGCGCGGGCGAGCCGTGCGTCAACTGCGGCACCGCACTCGAGATCGTGCGCTGCATCGAGGCCGGCCACATCTTCAAGCTGGGCACGAAGTACTCCGACGCGCTCGGTGCCCAGGTCGTCGATGCCGACGGTGAGCAGGTGCCGCTGGTGATGGGCAGCTACGGAATCGGCATCGGGCGCAACATGGCCGCCGCGGCCGAGACCTACCACGACGACAACGGGCTGATCTGGCCGGTGGCGATCGCTCCCTACGAAGCCGTCGTCACGATCGTGAGTCTGAAGGACGACGCCTCGGTCACCGCCGGCGAGCGGCTCTACACCGATCTCCGGGATCGCGGCATCGACGTCATCCTCGATGACCGCGACGCTCGCGCCGGGGTGAAGTTCGCCGACGCCGAGCTGATCGGCATCCCCTATCGCATCACCATCGGCCCAAAGGCGCTGGCCGAGGGCGAGGTCGAGTTCACCTCGCGCGCCACCGGCGACACCACCCGCGTCCCCCTCGACGCCATCGCCGACCAGGTCACCGCGACCATCACCGCTGCCCGCTAG
- a CDS encoding S-layer homology domain-containing protein, whose amino-acid sequence MPENRGLGRRAFLQGSLAVGGAFALLPTWMDEFAAAATPIGSSDRILVSVFLNGGNDALHTLIPAENSAYQAARGGIAYQLGGGANDLSAANRVGSGLYLNPRMPNLKTRFDAGEVAFVQGIGEESDDHSHFTSTATWMAGIPQMSSPTGWLGRLREARAFGEFGLVSVGAGAPLLLRGPGTSPVAMPSGGGLFGAYDLDDNADRALFQGVAAYQYAGIGPYAGTIGNAWSSAVNSANDLAVAYDNSLPGNSLSRDMAVAAELINLNVGVRVAHVQQGGYDTHAGQRPGHDNLLGDLDAAIEELFSRLDPAFAARTAVMVWSEFGRRVESNNSNGTDHGAAGLLTMVGPNVKGGLKGAAPSLTSLDNRGDLKHQVDFRQVYTSVCEQWFDVDGFDILQTHWEPLDLLDNSGFAGAGVSTSFQPGNMVFDDVPPAKYYTTAVGWLAHKGITTGTAPRRFSPFDPVTRGQMATFLWRFRQSPTPLSPSGFSDIPSGVYYEDAVSWLLESGITTGVGGNRFAPDDFVTRAQMATFLWRLEGSPPGSPAAGFGDVPAGQYYSDAVDWLLHRGITTGTGPGVYSPNDQVSRAQMATFLWRLAGEPT is encoded by the coding sequence ATGCCCGAGAACAGAGGCCTCGGACGGCGCGCCTTCCTCCAGGGTTCGCTCGCCGTCGGTGGGGCGTTCGCGCTCCTGCCGACATGGATGGACGAGTTCGCTGCGGCGGCGACACCGATCGGCTCGTCGGACCGGATCCTCGTGAGCGTCTTCCTCAACGGCGGCAACGACGCACTTCACACCCTGATCCCTGCGGAGAACAGCGCCTACCAAGCGGCCCGCGGTGGCATCGCCTACCAACTCGGCGGCGGCGCCAACGATCTGTCGGCCGCCAACCGTGTGGGCAGCGGTCTGTACCTGAATCCGCGGATGCCCAACCTCAAGACGCGGTTCGACGCCGGTGAGGTCGCCTTCGTACAGGGCATCGGCGAGGAGTCCGACGACCACAGCCACTTCACCTCCACCGCCACCTGGATGGCCGGTATCCCGCAGATGTCCTCGCCCACCGGATGGCTCGGCCGGCTACGCGAGGCTCGCGCCTTCGGCGAGTTCGGGCTGGTCTCGGTCGGCGCCGGTGCGCCCCTGTTGCTACGCGGGCCCGGGACCTCGCCGGTCGCGATGCCGAGCGGCGGAGGGTTGTTCGGCGCCTACGACCTCGACGACAATGCCGATCGAGCCCTCTTCCAGGGCGTCGCCGCCTACCAGTACGCCGGCATCGGTCCCTACGCGGGCACGATAGGGAACGCCTGGTCCTCGGCGGTCAACTCGGCCAACGACCTGGCCGTCGCGTACGACAACTCCCTACCGGGCAACAGTCTGTCTCGTGACATGGCCGTCGCCGCGGAACTGATCAACCTCAACGTGGGCGTCCGCGTCGCCCACGTCCAGCAAGGCGGCTACGACACCCACGCCGGTCAGCGTCCCGGCCACGACAACCTCCTGGGCGATCTCGACGCGGCGATCGAGGAGCTCTTCTCCCGGCTCGACCCGGCGTTCGCCGCTCGCACGGCGGTCATGGTGTGGTCGGAGTTCGGTCGTCGCGTCGAGTCCAACAACTCCAACGGCACCGACCATGGTGCCGCAGGCCTGCTCACGATGGTCGGCCCGAACGTGAAGGGTGGCCTCAAGGGCGCCGCTCCGTCCCTGACCAGTCTCGACAACCGTGGTGACCTGAAACACCAGGTCGACTTCCGGCAGGTCTACACGTCCGTTTGCGAGCAATGGTTCGACGTCGACGGGTTCGACATCCTCCAGACCCATTGGGAGCCGCTCGACCTGCTGGACAATTCGGGATTCGCCGGCGCCGGCGTGTCGACGAGTTTCCAACCCGGCAACATGGTCTTCGACGACGTCCCGCCCGCGAAGTACTACACGACCGCGGTCGGGTGGCTCGCCCACAAGGGCATCACGACCGGCACTGCGCCTCGTCGCTTCTCGCCGTTCGATCCGGTGACCCGTGGGCAGATGGCGACGTTCCTCTGGCGGTTCCGCCAGAGCCCCACGCCCCTGTCGCCGTCGGGCTTCTCGGACATTCCCTCCGGCGTGTACTACGAGGACGCGGTCTCGTGGCTGCTCGAGTCCGGCATCACCACCGGCGTCGGCGGCAACCGGTTCGCGCCGGACGACTTCGTCACCCGAGCACAGATGGCCACGTTCCTCTGGCGTCTCGAAGGAAGCCCGCCCGGGTCGCCCGCGGCCGGCTTCGGCGACGTTCCTGCCGGGCAGTACTACAGCGACGCGGTCGATTGGCTCCTCCATCGAGGGATCACAACCGGCACCGGGCCGGGGGTGTACTCCCCGAACGACCAGGTGTCGCGCGCCCAGATGGCGACGTTCCTCTGGCGCTTGGCCGGCGAGCCCACCTGA
- a CDS encoding DUF1800 family protein, which translates to MVPSTLSRADAAHLLRRAGYGGTSAEINAFTGKSLTSAVDAVLGHRKTNPIPSGPSVSRPSFVTQSNGYQARQDSVNWWLHRMATIAQPSSVSTGALPIHERMAFFWHDHFACGVDKVGSMRTMWDHVALFRKYGLFSFDTILRRASLSPAMLIYLDNHTNHYFAEQENFARELMELYTCGVGNFDESDVVAMARAWTGHSIVGWNGSSYDHTYEYRAVEHNHNNKTLFGITANWNGVKVGSGERDTITELVNGVRRFETSRFIVRKLFHYFANYWPSEAAVDSLAAVMRADSMRISPVLRAIFQHEEFWAPTTRYALIKSPADFVATWLKRVEPTNMAEVESLNLPSRLRSMDQDLFEPPSVAGWGQGTKWLSSAGAWARGEFLESVRHQSVVDNAIPSIHAGHDPNWVVNKLTGFLGLEDVSNNTKIAIREWFQDAAFTASWSIERNRGVIAAMCPEFHVY; encoded by the coding sequence GTGGTCCCGTCGACATTGTCCCGCGCGGACGCCGCCCATCTCTTGCGCCGCGCCGGCTACGGCGGCACCAGCGCCGAGATCAACGCCTTCACCGGGAAGTCGCTGACGTCGGCCGTCGATGCGGTCCTCGGTCACCGAAAGACGAACCCCATCCCGTCCGGGCCCAGTGTCAGCAGGCCCTCTTTCGTGACCCAGTCGAACGGCTACCAGGCCCGCCAGGATTCAGTGAACTGGTGGCTTCACCGGATGGCGACGATCGCCCAGCCCAGCAGCGTCTCGACCGGTGCCCTGCCGATCCACGAGCGCATGGCGTTCTTCTGGCACGACCACTTCGCCTGCGGCGTCGACAAGGTCGGCTCGATGAGGACGATGTGGGACCACGTCGCGCTGTTCCGCAAGTACGGATTGTTCAGCTTCGACACGATCCTGCGTCGAGCGAGCCTCAGCCCGGCGATGCTGATCTATCTCGACAACCACACCAACCACTACTTCGCCGAACAGGAGAACTTCGCCCGCGAACTCATGGAGTTGTACACCTGTGGGGTCGGCAACTTCGACGAATCCGACGTGGTCGCAATGGCCAGGGCGTGGACCGGGCACAGCATCGTCGGCTGGAACGGCAGCTCCTACGACCACACGTACGAGTACCGCGCCGTCGAGCACAATCACAACAACAAGACCCTGTTCGGCATCACCGCCAACTGGAACGGGGTGAAGGTCGGAAGCGGCGAGCGCGACACGATCACCGAACTGGTCAACGGGGTCCGACGCTTCGAGACGTCGCGCTTCATCGTTCGCAAGTTGTTCCACTACTTCGCCAACTACTGGCCGTCAGAGGCGGCGGTGGATTCCCTCGCTGCAGTGATGCGGGCCGACTCGATGCGGATCTCCCCCGTCCTTCGTGCGATCTTCCAGCACGAGGAATTCTGGGCACCGACCACCCGCTATGCCTTGATCAAGAGTCCGGCGGACTTCGTGGCGACATGGCTGAAGCGTGTCGAGCCGACGAACATGGCCGAGGTCGAGTCCTTGAACCTGCCGTCACGTCTTCGCAGCATGGATCAGGATCTGTTCGAACCACCGAGCGTCGCCGGCTGGGGCCAGGGTACGAAATGGCTGTCGTCGGCCGGCGCCTGGGCCCGTGGCGAGTTCCTCGAATCCGTCCGCCATCAGTCTGTCGTCGACAACGCCATCCCCTCGATCCACGCCGGACACGACCCCAACTGGGTCGTGAACAAACTCACCGGCTTCCTCGGCCTCGAGGACGTGTCGAACAACACCAAGATCGCCATCCGCGAGTGGTTCCAGGACGCGGCGTTCACCGCCTCGTGGTCCATCGAGCGCAACCGGGGGGTCATCGCCGCGATGTGCCCCGAGTTCCACGTCTACTGA
- a CDS encoding molybdopterin-dependent oxidoreductase: MTTPMVRDDGTLREATWDEALSRAAAGFAAIRDGHGPGAFGMFSCSKSTNEMNYAAQKFIRTAMGSNNIDSCNRTUHAPSVVGLATVFGAGGGTCSYEEIEEVDVVLLWGSNAREAHPIFFHHLLKGLDGGARMYAIDPRRSSSSKFADVWMGIDVGSDIALANAVGREIIAAGLHDEDFIAHSTSGFAAYRDHVEPYTLDEAERRTGVPADAIRDMAHAYATAEKAQILWTLGITEHHNAVENVLSLCNLALLTGHIGRWGSGLVPLRGQNNVQGGGDMGALPDKFPGFQDVGDPVAQAKFEAAYGMTLPHEPGKHLTLMFEAMETGSLKGVYVIGENPADSEADVEHARALLRGLDILVVQDIFMTRTAEMADVVLPASVGWAEGEGTVTSSERRVQRVRAAVTPPGECRHDHEILGDLATRLGVDWGTPSPEDLWDELRTLSPLHAGMSYARLEAEGGLQWPCPDLDHPGSPFLHGWLWEADLGGRDPAPFSITDFEGPKEELTDEFPLRLTTGRALDSYNTGVQSNAYASPIRYGDEIDLNPDDAARLGIGDGERVRVTSPRGAVEMHVRVQVDLPVGLAFTTFHFPELVDVNTLTNDEWDRRSGTAEFKAAAVRVEKLGAGG; this comes from the coding sequence CTGACCACGCCGATGGTTCGAGACGATGGCACCCTCCGCGAAGCCACCTGGGACGAGGCGCTTTCTCGCGCCGCCGCCGGCTTCGCCGCGATCCGCGACGGGCACGGGCCGGGTGCGTTCGGCATGTTCAGCTGCTCGAAATCGACCAACGAGATGAACTACGCCGCGCAGAAGTTCATCCGCACGGCGATGGGGTCGAACAACATCGATTCCTGCAATCGCACTTGACATGCTCCTTCCGTCGTCGGTCTGGCGACAGTGTTCGGAGCGGGCGGTGGCACCTGTTCCTACGAGGAGATCGAAGAGGTCGATGTCGTACTCCTGTGGGGATCGAACGCCCGCGAGGCCCATCCGATCTTCTTCCATCATCTGCTGAAGGGGCTCGACGGCGGCGCCCGGATGTACGCCATCGATCCGCGACGCAGCAGCTCGTCGAAGTTCGCCGATGTGTGGATGGGTATCGACGTCGGCAGCGACATCGCGCTGGCCAATGCGGTCGGTCGCGAGATCATCGCGGCGGGGCTCCACGACGAGGATTTCATCGCCCACTCGACGTCGGGTTTCGCCGCCTATCGCGACCATGTCGAGCCCTACACGCTCGACGAGGCCGAACGCCGCACCGGCGTACCCGCCGACGCCATCCGTGACATGGCCCACGCCTACGCCACCGCGGAGAAGGCCCAGATCCTGTGGACGCTCGGCATCACCGAGCACCACAACGCGGTCGAGAACGTGTTGTCGTTGTGCAACCTCGCGCTGCTCACCGGCCACATCGGTCGCTGGGGTTCCGGGCTGGTGCCGTTGCGCGGTCAGAACAACGTCCAGGGCGGCGGCGACATGGGCGCCCTGCCCGACAAGTTCCCCGGCTTCCAGGACGTCGGCGATCCGGTCGCGCAGGCCAAGTTCGAGGCCGCCTACGGAATGACACTGCCGCACGAACCGGGCAAGCACCTGACCCTCATGTTCGAAGCGATGGAGACCGGCTCGCTGAAGGGCGTCTACGTGATCGGCGAGAACCCGGCCGACAGCGAGGCCGATGTCGAACACGCCCGCGCCCTCCTGCGCGGCCTCGACATCCTGGTGGTGCAGGACATCTTCATGACCCGCACCGCGGAAATGGCCGACGTGGTCCTCCCCGCCTCGGTCGGCTGGGCCGAGGGGGAGGGCACGGTGACCTCGTCGGAGCGGCGCGTGCAACGGGTGCGAGCTGCGGTGACACCGCCCGGTGAGTGCCGTCACGATCACGAGATCCTCGGCGATCTGGCCACCCGACTCGGGGTCGACTGGGGCACGCCGTCGCCGGAGGACCTGTGGGACGAGTTGCGGACGCTCTCGCCGCTGCACGCCGGAATGAGCTACGCCCGGCTCGAGGCCGAGGGCGGTCTGCAATGGCCGTGCCCCGACCTCGACCACCCGGGCTCGCCCTTCCTCCACGGCTGGCTGTGGGAGGCGGACCTGGGCGGCCGGGACCCCGCGCCGTTCAGCATCACCGACTTCGAAGGGCCGAAGGAAGAGCTGACCGACGAGTTTCCGCTGCGGCTCACCACCGGCCGGGCGCTCGACAGCTACAACACAGGGGTGCAGTCCAACGCGTATGCGTCGCCCATCCGCTATGGCGACGAGATCGACCTGAACCCCGACGACGCGGCCCGACTGGGCATCGGCGACGGCGAACGGGTTCGCGTGACCTCGCCTCGCGGGGCCGTGGAGATGCATGTCCGGGTCCAGGTGGACCTGCCGGTGGGGCTGGCCTTCACCACGTTCCACTTCCCCGAGCTGGTCGACGTCAACACACTGACCAACGACGAATGGGACCGCCGCTCGGGCACCGCCGAGTTCAAGGCTGCCGCGGTACGCGTCGAGAAGCTGGGTGCCGGTGGCTGA
- a CDS encoding NAD(P)H-dependent oxidoreductase subunit E, with translation MADLFIGPDDPDDIEVAAVNQAIGDDPAVVHETERLVIGGGRRRHERRHLLLPALHALQNAKGWISPGGLNHVCDLLQVPPAEAHGVATFYEMFRVDEPDHGGAVTHVCVDAACQIAANEELVADIEAAGGHVHRSPCLGQCERAPARFVQGVGGPDHVPADTSANGPVIPQRGDPSLRLLARVGVVDPTSLDSYRAHGGYEALARAIELGPEAVCDAVADSGLSGRGGAAFPTGVKWKAVAAEHGRPKHVVANGDESEPGTFKDRVVMENDPFAVVESLTLAGFATGAENGWIYIRGEYPMATARLRHAVDQCRAAGLLGPDAAGSGQTFDIEIRRGAGAYICGEETALFASIEGFRGEPRSKPPFPTTHGLFREPTAVNNPETLLNTLDIVRHGVEAYRARGTDRSPGTKLLCLSGRVARPGVYEVEFGTTLGEVLDLAGGLTGSGRLQAVLMGGAAGSFVGPDALDLPLTLEDTRERGTTLGSGVVMAFTDEIDMTDVCVRLAEFFRDESCGQCVPCRVGTVRQHETLIQIQRTGVLTPARRALVDDIGRVMVDASICGLGHTAASAIDSALALGLIGSDA, from the coding sequence GTGGCTGACCTGTTCATCGGCCCCGACGACCCCGACGACATCGAGGTCGCGGCGGTCAACCAGGCGATCGGCGACGATCCCGCCGTGGTGCACGAGACCGAACGTCTCGTCATCGGCGGCGGTCGACGACGCCACGAGCGGCGTCACCTGCTGCTGCCGGCGCTGCACGCACTCCAGAACGCCAAGGGATGGATCTCGCCGGGCGGGCTCAACCACGTCTGCGATCTCCTCCAGGTGCCGCCGGCCGAGGCCCATGGCGTCGCCACCTTCTACGAGATGTTCCGGGTCGACGAGCCCGATCACGGCGGCGCCGTCACCCACGTGTGCGTCGACGCAGCGTGTCAGATCGCCGCGAACGAGGAACTCGTCGCCGACATCGAGGCGGCTGGCGGCCACGTTCATCGCTCGCCGTGCCTCGGCCAGTGCGAACGGGCACCGGCTCGGTTCGTGCAGGGCGTGGGCGGGCCCGATCACGTACCGGCCGATACCTCGGCGAACGGCCCGGTGATCCCTCAGCGGGGCGACCCTTCGCTGAGGCTGCTGGCCCGCGTCGGTGTGGTCGACCCGACCTCGCTCGACTCCTACCGGGCCCACGGCGGCTACGAGGCGCTGGCCCGGGCGATCGAGCTGGGGCCCGAAGCGGTGTGTGACGCCGTCGCCGACTCGGGGCTGTCCGGACGCGGCGGCGCCGCGTTCCCCACCGGCGTGAAGTGGAAGGCGGTCGCGGCCGAGCACGGCCGACCGAAGCACGTCGTGGCCAACGGCGACGAGAGCGAGCCGGGCACGTTCAAGGACCGCGTCGTGATGGAGAACGACCCCTTCGCGGTCGTCGAATCGCTCACCCTGGCCGGGTTCGCCACCGGGGCCGAGAACGGCTGGATCTACATCCGGGGCGAGTATCCGATGGCCACCGCCCGCCTTCGCCACGCCGTCGATCAGTGCCGAGCGGCCGGTCTGCTCGGTCCCGATGCGGCAGGATCGGGACAAACGTTCGACATCGAGATCCGTCGCGGCGCGGGGGCCTACATCTGTGGCGAGGAGACGGCCCTGTTCGCGTCGATCGAGGGGTTCCGGGGCGAGCCGCGCAGCAAGCCGCCGTTCCCCACGACCCACGGTCTCTTCCGGGAGCCGACGGCGGTCAACAATCCGGAGACCCTGCTCAACACGCTCGACATCGTGCGCCACGGAGTTGAGGCCTACCGGGCACGGGGCACCGACCGATCGCCGGGCACCAAACTGCTGTGCCTCTCGGGTCGGGTCGCGCGACCCGGCGTCTACGAGGTCGAGTTCGGCACGACCCTGGGCGAAGTGCTCGACCTCGCCGGCGGCCTCACCGGCAGCGGCCGGTTGCAGGCCGTACTCATGGGCGGCGCTGCCGGCTCGTTCGTCGGCCCCGACGCCCTCGACCTGCCGCTGACACTGGAGGACACCCGCGAGCGGGGCACCACGCTGGGGTCCGGCGTGGTGATGGCCTTCACCGACGAGATCGACATGACCGACGTCTGCGTGCGCCTCGCCGAGTTCTTCCGCGACGAGAGCTGCGGGCAATGCGTGCCGTGCCGGGTCGGCACCGTGCGGCAGCACGAGACGCTGATCCAGATCCAGCGCACGGGCGTGCTCACGCCGGCCCGCCGCGCCCTCGTCGACGACATCGGTCGGGTGATGGTCGATGCCTCGATCTGTGGCCTCGGCCACACCGCCGCATCGGCCATCGACTCGGCCCTCGCCCTCGGACTGATCGGCAGCGACGCGTGA
- a CDS encoding 2Fe-2S iron-sulfur cluster-binding protein has translation MSEVPVTLTIDGATVDVPEGTSIHRACEAAGIDTPTLCWAENLTPVNVCRVCVVDVEGSRALVPSCARAVEDGMVVDTDSERVRHSRRMVLEFLGSGVDLSQTDDLARWIDEYGADPERYDQPELPAERIDEPVLVQDDLYIRDYDKCVLCYKCVQACGDDAQYTFAIAVSGRGFEARISTEFDVTLPDSACVYCGNCIGVCPTGAIQFKTEFDLRQMGEWRPEEQAVTTTVCSFCGVGCNLELHTQDDTIVKVTSPADHSVTHGHLCIKGRFGWQYVQPPTRR, from the coding sequence GTGAGCGAGGTGCCGGTGACCCTGACGATCGACGGCGCGACCGTCGACGTCCCCGAGGGGACGTCGATCCACAGGGCGTGCGAGGCGGCGGGGATCGACACGCCCACGTTGTGTTGGGCCGAGAACCTCACGCCGGTCAATGTGTGTCGCGTCTGCGTCGTCGACGTCGAGGGATCCAGGGCGCTGGTGCCGTCGTGTGCGCGGGCGGTGGAGGACGGCATGGTCGTCGACACCGACTCCGAACGGGTGCGCCACAGCCGCAGGATGGTGCTCGAGTTCCTCGGTTCGGGCGTCGATCTGAGCCAGACCGACGACCTCGCCCGCTGGATCGACGAGTACGGTGCCGACCCCGAGCGCTACGACCAGCCCGAGCTTCCGGCCGAGCGCATCGACGAGCCGGTGTTGGTGCAGGACGACCTCTACATCCGCGACTACGACAAGTGCGTGCTCTGCTACAAGTGCGTCCAAGCCTGCGGCGACGATGCGCAGTACACGTTCGCGATCGCCGTGAGCGGGCGCGGCTTCGAAGCTCGCATCTCGACCGAGTTCGACGTCACGTTGCCCGACTCGGCGTGTGTCTACTGTGGCAACTGCATCGGCGTGTGTCCCACCGGCGCGATCCAGTTCAAGACCGAGTTCGACCTGCGTCAGATGGGGGAGTGGCGGCCCGAGGAACAAGCGGTGACCACCACCGTCTGTTCGTTCTGCGGCGTCGGCTGCAACCTCGAACTCCACACCCAGGACGACACGATCGTCAAGGTCACCTCGCCGGCCGATCATTCGGTCACCCACGGACATCTCTGCATCAAGGGTCGCTTCGGCTGGCAATACGTCCAGCCGCCCACCCGCCGCTGA
- a CDS encoding acyl-CoA dehydrogenase family protein, whose protein sequence is MLDFSLPPELEDLRARVRAVALEGVAQFGAHTDSWINGYSEEFSRVLAANGWIGMTWPTEFGGGGRPNIERIVMGEEMIKVGAPIAASWFADRQMGPGLIAYGTADQQAEFLPGMLSGETTWCIGMSEPDSGSDLASLTTSAVRDGNEFVINGQKIWTSFAAVADYCYLIGRTSNEGPPHRGVSEIIVPMDLPGIEVRPIKDMTTNAHFCEVYFTDVRVPVENLVGVEGDAFKQTMAQLEHERGGIDRLVSNQPLYDRALEVADTDDPRVRQEIAQLEIGYRIGRILVYREALKQAPAGFSAATKCFCTEHEQRVADFAARQLGMAATADPELARAINYAPAYTIMGGTSNVMRNILGERILGLPREPRN, encoded by the coding sequence ATGTTGGACTTCTCGCTGCCGCCGGAACTGGAGGATCTGCGGGCTCGCGTGCGCGCGGTCGCGCTCGAGGGGGTGGCGCAGTTCGGGGCGCACACCGACTCGTGGATCAACGGGTACTCCGAGGAGTTCTCCAGGGTGCTCGCCGCCAACGGCTGGATCGGGATGACCTGGCCCACCGAGTTCGGCGGCGGTGGCCGGCCCAACATCGAACGCATCGTCATGGGCGAGGAGATGATCAAGGTCGGCGCGCCGATCGCGGCGAGCTGGTTCGCCGATCGCCAGATGGGCCCCGGACTGATCGCCTACGGCACGGCGGACCAGCAGGCCGAGTTCCTGCCCGGCATGCTCAGCGGCGAGACCACGTGGTGCATCGGTATGAGTGAGCCAGACTCCGGCTCGGACCTGGCCAGCCTGACGACATCGGCGGTGCGCGACGGCAACGAGTTCGTGATCAACGGACAGAAGATCTGGACGTCGTTCGCCGCGGTGGCCGACTACTGCTACCTGATCGGTCGCACGTCGAACGAGGGCCCACCTCACCGTGGAGTCAGCGAGATCATCGTGCCGATGGATCTGCCCGGTATCGAGGTGCGACCGATCAAGGACATGACGACCAACGCCCACTTCTGCGAGGTGTACTTCACCGACGTGCGGGTGCCGGTCGAGAACCTGGTCGGCGTCGAGGGCGACGCCTTCAAGCAGACGATGGCGCAGCTCGAGCACGAGCGGGGTGGCATCGACCGGTTGGTGAGCAACCAGCCGCTCTACGACCGTGCACTCGAAGTGGCTGACACCGACGATCCTCGCGTGCGTCAGGAGATCGCGCAGCTCGAGATCGGCTACCGCATCGGCCGCATCCTCGTCTATCGGGAAGCGCTCAAGCAGGCGCCGGCCGGGTTCAGCGCCGCGACCAAGTGCTTCTGCACCGAGCACGAGCAGCGGGTGGCCGACTTCGCCGCCCGCCAGCTGGGCATGGCGGCCACGGCCGATCCCGAGCTCGCCCGGGCGATCAACTACGCGCCCGCCTACACGATCATGGGCGGTACCTCGAACGTCATGCGCAACATCCTCGGCGAGCGTATCCTCGGCCTTCCCCGCGAGCCCCGGAACTAG